A single uncultured Acetobacterium sp. DNA region contains:
- a CDS encoding ABC transporter ATP-binding protein, whose product MNHLIAFLKSKKGMIGIIILVTLMQVFGILLVPFFVAQIINVGIMEKNIEIIFWIGLEMLAVAGITTLISLWSSYLCADLASLTGKHMREQIFDKTQLLSIREFNQFGTASLITRATGDITIIQQTMIMITQLILPTPLIAVAAVVMTGMVSMELVYIPLLAMGVFLILILVLFKKASRVSRTIQTRVDRVNRVFRESIVGVRVIRAFDNTTYEQERSDDTFRAYADNVIHLNKIFAVFNPMVWAIMGITMVAVVWFGGYLVLQATIQIGSIMAVMQYTIIILMFLMMSAMVIVMVPRMIACLERISEVLDMEPEIADCSQAGAQPNSIGSNQIVFKNVSFSYQGAEEPVLKDLNFSCEAGKTTAIIGGTGSGKSTILALMLRLHDIQEGEILVAGYDIKKMTQHDLRECISYVPQKAFLFSGTIADNLRTGKPDATNEELRQAGKIAQAEAFIASLEAGYESPVAQGGTNFSGGQKQRLCIARALVKKAPIYVFDDSFSALDYQTDAALRSELKLTMKDACLVVVAQRISTIMDADQIIVLDEGRIAGIGRHDELMKTCSLYREIADSQEKREG is encoded by the coding sequence ATGAACCATCTAATCGCATTTCTTAAAAGCAAAAAAGGGATGATTGGCATCATTATCCTGGTAACCTTGATGCAGGTATTCGGGATTTTACTGGTGCCATTTTTTGTTGCTCAAATTATTAACGTGGGAATCATGGAAAAAAACATCGAAATCATTTTTTGGATCGGTCTGGAGATGTTGGCAGTGGCAGGAATCACCACCTTGATATCGCTCTGGAGCAGTTACCTGTGTGCCGATCTGGCATCACTAACTGGCAAACACATGCGGGAGCAGATTTTTGATAAAACCCAACTTCTTTCAATCAGGGAGTTTAATCAATTCGGAACAGCCTCGTTGATCACCCGGGCTACCGGGGACATTACCATTATTCAGCAGACCATGATCATGATTACCCAGTTGATTCTACCAACCCCGCTTATTGCCGTGGCTGCGGTGGTGATGACGGGAATGGTCAGTATGGAACTGGTTTATATTCCGCTGTTAGCGATGGGGGTTTTTCTGATTCTGATTTTGGTTCTTTTTAAAAAGGCGAGTCGGGTTTCGAGAACGATCCAAACGCGGGTGGATCGGGTTAATCGGGTGTTTCGGGAATCAATTGTGGGGGTGCGGGTGATTCGGGCCTTTGACAATACTACCTACGAACAGGAACGCTCGGATGATACCTTTCGGGCCTATGCAGACAATGTGATACATCTGAATAAGATTTTTGCGGTATTTAATCCGATGGTATGGGCAATCATGGGGATTACCATGGTGGCGGTGGTGTGGTTTGGAGGATATCTGGTGCTGCAGGCAACCATTCAGATTGGCAGCATTATGGCGGTGATGCAATATACCATTATTATCCTGATGTTTTTGATGATGTCGGCGATGGTTATCGTGATGGTGCCACGGATGATTGCCTGTCTGGAACGGATCAGCGAAGTGTTGGATATGGAGCCTGAAATTGCCGATTGTTCGCAGGCCGGAGCGCAACCGAATAGTATCGGGAGCAATCAAATCGTCTTTAAAAATGTGAGCTTTTCCTATCAAGGGGCTGAGGAACCAGTATTGAAGGATCTCAACTTCAGTTGCGAGGCCGGAAAAACAACCGCCATTATTGGTGGGACGGGTTCAGGCAAAAGCACCATATTGGCTTTGATGTTACGGCTCCATGACATTCAGGAAGGAGAGATTTTGGTGGCCGGATATGACATCAAAAAGATGACTCAGCATGATCTACGAGAATGCATCAGTTACGTACCACAAAAAGCGTTTTTGTTCAGCGGCACCATTGCTGATAATCTGCGTACAGGCAAGCCGGACGCCACTAATGAGGAATTAAGGCAGGCGGGAAAAATTGCTCAGGCAGAGGCTTTTATTGCGTCACTGGAAGCAGGATATGAGAGTCCGGTGGCTCAGGGCGGCACCAATTTTTCTGGTGGGCAGAAGCAACGACTGTGTATCGCTCGAGCCCTGGTGAAAAAAGCACCCATTTATGTTTTTGATGACAGTTTTTCAGCACTGGATTATCAGACCGATGCTGCACTGAGAAGTGAACTCAAGCTGACGATGAAAGATGCCTGTCTCGTGGTGGTTGCACAGCGCATCAGTACCATCATGGATGCCGATCAGATCATTGTGTTGGATGAGGGGAGGATTGCGGGAATTGGTCGTCACGACGAACTCATGAAAACCTGCAGTCTCTACCGGGAAATTGCAGATTCTCAGGAAAAAAGAGAGGGTTAG
- a CDS encoding ABC transporter ATP-binding protein has product MEEKKTQTSERSITDPEMVGAPQNAKKTIKRLIALLLQQKVAVMLIALSTLLSIGLFAVTPLIMGWAIDALINSMAINGPGGDFGELAEILGKPLILLAAAYLLSACFSFVQEYTMASMGEKLVLSLREKISEKITKLPLRFFDSHQTGDLLSRMTNDLDRVAEMLKTGLLQFINGSVNIVISIVVMLSLNAFLTVLILLAMSISVVVTKWISAKNFKVALDNQSALGALNSQIEELYTGNLIVKSFNRQEAVTKTVKVISQQQYEANKKAQFVMFAIYPVIRFLTQLGFVMTAIVGGIMVVNNTMTIGIVQAFLQYVNQISEPITQSSYFLNSFQAAMASVERVFDVLDEEEELPENTALQELPKTQGAVVFEDVHFGYIPEKLLMKGVSLTVKPNEMVAIVGPTGAGKTTLVNLLMRFYELNGGRILIDDIDIRDLSKSQLRKIVGMVLQDTWLFNGTIADNIAYGKMDATREEIVAAATASRCDHFIRTLPKGYDTVIAGEDGSLSQGEMQLLTIARVMLVNPTLLILDEATSSVDTRTEEAVQNAMAQIMEGKTSFVIAHRLSTIKSADMILVMKDGDIIEKGTHEGLLAEKTFYRQMYESQFSDVPKVG; this is encoded by the coding sequence ATGGAAGAGAAAAAAACGCAAACCAGTGAACGATCGATAACAGACCCAGAAATGGTGGGTGCACCTCAAAATGCAAAAAAAACGATTAAGCGGCTGATCGCTTTGCTTTTACAGCAGAAAGTTGCAGTGATGCTGATTGCTCTGTCTACATTGCTTAGTATTGGCCTGTTTGCTGTGACCCCGCTGATTATGGGATGGGCCATTGATGCCCTGATCAATAGTATGGCGATAAACGGTCCCGGTGGTGACTTTGGGGAGCTGGCGGAAATACTCGGAAAACCGCTCATCCTGCTGGCCGCAGCCTATCTGTTAAGTGCTTGCTTTTCGTTCGTTCAAGAGTATACTATGGCCAGTATGGGTGAAAAACTGGTGCTTTCCCTGCGGGAAAAAATTAGTGAAAAAATTACAAAGCTGCCACTACGTTTTTTTGATTCCCACCAGACCGGGGATCTTTTAAGCAGAATGACCAACGATCTGGATCGGGTGGCAGAGATGCTGAAAACCGGACTGCTCCAGTTTATCAATGGCTCAGTTAATATCGTGATCAGCATCGTGGTAATGCTGTCGCTAAATGCATTTTTAACGGTGCTTATTCTGCTGGCCATGTCCATCAGTGTAGTGGTTACCAAATGGATTTCAGCTAAAAATTTTAAGGTGGCCCTGGATAATCAGTCGGCTTTAGGGGCGTTAAATAGTCAGATTGAAGAGTTATATACCGGTAATCTGATTGTCAAGAGCTTCAATCGTCAGGAGGCGGTGACTAAAACCGTCAAAGTCATCAGCCAGCAACAATATGAAGCCAATAAAAAAGCTCAATTTGTGATGTTTGCTATTTATCCGGTCATCCGGTTTCTGACTCAACTTGGTTTTGTGATGACAGCCATTGTCGGCGGGATTATGGTGGTCAACAATACCATGACCATTGGGATTGTGCAGGCATTTTTGCAGTATGTTAATCAGATTTCAGAGCCCATTACCCAGTCGTCCTATTTTCTCAATTCATTCCAGGCTGCGATGGCGTCGGTGGAACGGGTGTTTGATGTCCTCGATGAGGAAGAAGAGTTACCGGAAAACACTGCATTGCAAGAGTTGCCAAAAACGCAAGGAGCAGTGGTCTTTGAGGATGTGCATTTTGGTTATATCCCTGAGAAGCTGTTGATGAAGGGCGTCAGTCTGACGGTGAAACCCAATGAAATGGTGGCCATTGTCGGGCCTACTGGTGCCGGAAAAACCACGCTGGTTAATCTACTGATGCGGTTTTATGAATTAAATGGGGGACGCATTCTAATCGATGATATTGACATTCGCGATCTATCAAAAAGTCAGTTGCGAAAAATTGTGGGGATGGTACTGCAGGATACCTGGCTGTTTAATGGCACCATTGCCGATAACATCGCCTATGGTAAAATGGATGCCACCCGCGAGGAAATTGTGGCGGCGGCAACGGCATCCCGATGCGATCATTTTATCCGGACCCTGCCAAAGGGTTATGACACGGTGATTGCCGGTGAAGACGGAAGCCTGTCCCAGGGAGAAATGCAGCTTTTGACCATTGCTCGAGTGATGTTGGTCAATCCGACACTATTGATTCTGGATGAGGCGACTTCCAGCGTCGATACCCGGACGGAAGAGGCGGTTCAGAATGCCATGGCTCAGATCATGGAGGGAAAAACCAGCTTTGTTATTGCACATCGTCTGTCGACTATCAAATCAGCGGACATGATTTTGGTGATGAAGGATGGTGATATCATTGAAAAAGGAACCCATGAAGGGCTTCTGGCCGAAAAGACCTTTTATCGACAGATGTATGAAAGTCAGTTTTCAGATGTACCCAAAGTCGGCTGA
- a CDS encoding diguanylate cyclase codes for MMLNPCGPEPPLLGVKQSEKKREQMKQTVLIINIATILVTLLLAFVSYRHRSEKGGLPFLCSMVLLLLWVAGSTISMFVQSYEEKIFWRNFIQIGMAFIPLTNLWFVIEYTENKNRYLKYVVWLAALLSLIGIVLTFTNPMHDLIRKSVEFVELNGQWDLVVEPTFLGNMFVLLRFALMFFSIVILMLFQIRIFKNGQKQVFYILIGFTLALVLLIFKNYLLTGDEELFPMSVIFLIPNLFIAYSVYRYNFLKIAPLAKDWIINSLPDGIVVLSAAGEIVEVNQSADVFLGQMTEKEVTQDHQRSSPQNSRNHDYARYTAFLRTQPLWQKALVERKNGTVEIELEHDSGTRLYYEIDQHHFINDRNHYSGSVSVIHNVTNSRLEKLMLKRQAEMDRHIQVLNKQAYIDYVNAASSASVAFMVIDIDKFKEVNDRYGHPIGDAVILKVVDAIKQCIHKDDLIGRIGGDEFSLTLMDCGKERAQAIIQHILAMVQKETADILKEQVTVSIGVVTDQKLPDCDFAILYQKADEALYAAKKAGRNQVIFYDEYTVNRGGLAR; via the coding sequence ATGATGCTGAATCCATGTGGTCCAGAACCGCCGCTATTAGGCGTTAAACAGTCAGAAAAGAAACGAGAACAGATGAAACAGACAGTCTTGATTATTAATATTGCTACCATACTGGTGACCCTCTTGTTAGCCTTTGTCAGTTACCGACATCGCAGTGAAAAGGGTGGGTTGCCATTTCTATGTTCGATGGTGCTGCTTTTGTTGTGGGTAGCCGGTTCCACCATTAGCATGTTTGTCCAAAGCTATGAAGAAAAGATCTTCTGGCGGAATTTTATTCAGATTGGGATGGCATTTATCCCACTGACGAATCTCTGGTTTGTGATTGAGTATACCGAAAACAAAAACAGATACCTGAAATATGTGGTGTGGCTGGCGGCGTTGCTCAGTTTGATTGGGATTGTTTTGACCTTTACCAATCCGATGCATGATCTGATCCGCAAATCGGTGGAGTTTGTTGAACTAAATGGCCAATGGGATCTGGTTGTCGAACCGACATTTTTGGGAAACATGTTTGTGCTTTTGCGTTTCGCCCTGATGTTTTTTTCCATCGTAATTCTGATGCTGTTTCAAATCCGGATTTTTAAAAACGGACAGAAGCAGGTTTTTTACATTCTAATCGGGTTTACCCTGGCTCTGGTGCTGTTAATTTTCAAAAATTACCTGTTAACAGGAGATGAGGAACTGTTTCCGATGTCGGTTATTTTTTTAATTCCCAACCTGTTCATTGCCTACAGTGTCTATCGGTACAATTTTTTGAAGATTGCCCCACTGGCAAAGGATTGGATTATCAATTCCCTGCCGGATGGCATTGTGGTTTTATCAGCGGCAGGAGAGATTGTTGAAGTGAATCAGTCGGCGGATGTTTTTTTGGGGCAGATGACCGAAAAAGAAGTCACTCAGGATCACCAAAGATCATCTCCTCAAAACAGTCGTAATCATGATTATGCCAGATACACGGCGTTTCTGCGTACCCAGCCGTTATGGCAAAAGGCTCTGGTTGAGCGTAAAAATGGCACTGTTGAAATTGAACTGGAACATGATTCAGGAACCAGGCTATACTACGAAATTGATCAGCATCATTTTATCAATGACCGTAATCATTATTCCGGTAGTGTATCGGTCATCCACAATGTGACCAATTCCAGACTTGAAAAGCTGATGCTGAAACGCCAGGCTGAGATGGATCGCCATATTCAGGTGCTCAACAAGCAGGCCTATATTGACTATGTCAATGCTGCCAGCTCGGCTTCAGTGGCATTTATGGTCATTGATATCGATAAATTTAAAGAAGTCAATGATCGTTATGGTCATCCCATTGGTGATGCCGTGATCTTAAAGGTCGTGGATGCAATCAAGCAGTGTATTCATAAAGATGACCTGATCGGTCGCATTGGCGGGGATGAGTTCAGTCTGACCTTGATGGATTGTGGCAAAGAACGGGCCCAGGCAATTATCCAGCACATTCTTGCGATGGTTCAAAAAGAAACTGCCGATATTCTTAAAGAACAGGTTACCGTCAGCATTGGCGTGGTAACCGATCAGAAATTACCGGATTGTGATTTTGCGATCCTCTATCAAAAGGCTGATGAAGCTTTATATGCGGCAAAAAAAGCGGGTCGAAATCAAGTGATTTTTTATGATGAATACACCGTTAATCGAGGGGGATTGGCGCGTTAG
- a CDS encoding response regulator — protein MIRVIIVDDELPALKMAESILRIFDDVEICNAFSDQDELLECLPGIDVDLIFLDIKMPGMHGFELAGRVNEIKPDVAIVFATAYDSYAVEAFETEALDYILKPMTEERIRKTLNRYKKRGQELKHRKNSSSISVYSFGRFSVKSEQGERMKFRTAKTEELFAFLIHHQGNVISKEKIMEELWYDRDADRAQAILYTTLYQLRKDLEIFGLENIIQSSRKDGGNCSLSWIPDHWDYHDYVTFFKQHKMGSLNLETIKQAAEIYQDGYLMNNGYLWATGKQAELELSYLELMEHIIETEVRQQKYDFALFDLKKLAKTFPFSTAIHTKIIAVYLLTNNREAANEHYQKTNKEAELWENIDMDTLILNPFSAFEKD, from the coding sequence ATGATTCGCGTAATAATTGTAGATGATGAGTTACCGGCACTGAAAATGGCCGAAAGTATCTTGCGGATATTTGATGATGTCGAAATTTGCAATGCTTTTTCAGATCAGGATGAACTGTTGGAATGCCTTCCAGGGATCGATGTCGATTTAATTTTTTTGGATATTAAAATGCCAGGGATGCATGGGTTCGAACTGGCTGGGCGGGTCAATGAAATCAAACCGGATGTGGCGATTGTCTTTGCAACTGCTTATGACAGCTATGCGGTTGAAGCTTTTGAAACGGAAGCGCTTGATTATATTTTGAAACCCATGACAGAAGAGCGTATCCGAAAAACGCTGAACAGGTATAAAAAAAGAGGGCAAGAACTAAAGCATCGAAAAAATTCAAGCAGCATATCGGTATATTCCTTTGGGCGATTTTCAGTGAAGTCGGAACAGGGTGAAAGGATGAAATTCAGGACGGCAAAAACAGAAGAACTGTTTGCTTTTTTAATCCATCATCAGGGAAATGTTATCTCGAAAGAAAAAATTATGGAAGAACTCTGGTATGATCGTGACGCAGACCGGGCACAAGCGATTCTTTATACAACACTATATCAATTAAGAAAAGATTTGGAAATTTTTGGTCTGGAAAATATTATCCAAAGCAGCCGTAAGGATGGCGGGAACTGTTCGTTATCATGGATTCCGGATCATTGGGATTATCATGACTATGTGACCTTCTTTAAACAACACAAAATGGGTAGCCTAAATCTAGAAACCATAAAGCAGGCTGCCGAAATCTATCAGGACGGTTATTTGATGAATAACGGATATCTCTGGGCAACAGGGAAACAGGCAGAATTGGAGCTGAGTTATCTTGAGCTCATGGAGCATATCATTGAGACAGAAGTGAGACAACAAAAATATGATTTTGCACTGTTTGACTTAAAAAAATTGGCAAAAACATTTCCCTTCAGTACGGCGATTCATACAAAAATCATTGCCGTTTATCTGTTGACCAATAACAGAGAAGCTGCCAATGAACATTACCAAAAGACTAATAAAGAAGCAGAATTATGGGAAAATATTGATATGGATACATTAATTTTAAATCCTTTTTCAGCATTTGAGAAAGATTAA